In Synechocystis sp. PCC 6714, the following are encoded in one genomic region:
- the ilvB gene encoding biosynthetic-type acetolactate synthase large subunit produces the protein MVASIPNPKTTVLKTVPSQRQTGAFILMDSLKRHGVKHIFGYPGGAILPIYDELYRFEAAGDIEHILVRHEQGASHAADGYARATGKVGVCFGTSGPGATNLVTGIANAHLDSVPMVVITGQVGRSMIGSDAFQEIDIFGITLPIVKHSYVVRSAADMARIVTEAFHLASTGRPGPVLIDIPKDVGLEECEYIPLEPGDVNLPGYRPTVKGNPRQINAALQLLEQSKNPLLYVGGGAIAANAHAQVQEFAERFQLPVTTTLMGIGAFDENHPLSVGMLGMHGTAYANFAVSECDLLIAVGARFDDRVTGKLDEFASRAKVIHIDIDPAEVGKNRTPEVPIVGDVRHVLEQILQRARELDYPTRPHATQDWLNRIDHWRADYPLQVPHYEDSIAPQEVVYEIGRQAPDAYYTTDVGQHQMWAAQFLNNGPRRWISSAGLGTMGFGVPAAMGAKVGVGDETVICVSGDASFQMNLQELGTLAQYDIQVKTVILNNGWQGMVRQWQQTFYEERYSASNMSQGMPDINLLCEAYGIKGITVRKREDLAPAIAEMLAHNGPVVMDVAVKKDENCYPMIAPGMSNAQMLGLPEVPVRDNGPQMVECDHCQTQNLITHRFCSGCGAKL, from the coding sequence GTGGTTGCATCAATCCCTAATCCAAAAACAACTGTCCTGAAAACTGTGCCCAGCCAGCGGCAAACCGGGGCTTTTATCCTAATGGATAGCCTCAAACGCCACGGGGTCAAACATATTTTCGGTTATCCCGGTGGGGCTATTCTTCCTATCTACGATGAGTTGTACCGTTTTGAAGCGGCCGGGGATATTGAGCATATTCTAGTGCGCCACGAGCAGGGAGCTTCCCATGCGGCCGATGGTTATGCCCGGGCCACGGGTAAGGTGGGGGTTTGTTTTGGTACTTCCGGCCCCGGAGCAACCAACTTAGTGACCGGCATTGCCAACGCCCATTTAGACTCGGTGCCCATGGTGGTGATTACAGGACAGGTGGGGCGCTCCATGATTGGCAGTGACGCTTTCCAGGAAATTGATATTTTTGGCATCACTCTACCCATTGTTAAACATTCCTACGTGGTGCGTAGTGCGGCGGATATGGCCCGCATTGTCACTGAAGCTTTCCATTTAGCTAGTACTGGCCGCCCCGGCCCGGTTTTGATTGACATTCCCAAGGATGTGGGGCTAGAAGAATGTGAATATATTCCCCTCGAACCCGGCGATGTCAATTTGCCTGGTTATCGTCCCACGGTAAAGGGTAATCCTCGGCAAATTAATGCGGCCTTGCAACTTTTGGAACAGTCCAAAAATCCCTTGCTCTACGTCGGTGGAGGGGCGATCGCCGCCAATGCCCATGCCCAGGTCCAGGAATTTGCCGAAAGGTTCCAGTTGCCAGTGACTACCACATTAATGGGGATCGGCGCGTTTGACGAAAACCATCCCCTTTCGGTGGGTATGTTAGGGATGCATGGCACCGCCTATGCCAACTTCGCTGTTAGTGAATGTGATCTATTAATTGCCGTAGGAGCCCGTTTTGACGACCGGGTAACGGGTAAATTGGACGAATTTGCTAGCCGCGCCAAGGTGATTCATATTGATATTGACCCGGCGGAAGTGGGCAAAAATAGAACCCCTGAAGTACCCATTGTAGGGGACGTACGCCATGTGTTGGAGCAAATTCTGCAACGGGCCCGGGAATTGGACTATCCCACTCGACCCCACGCCACCCAGGATTGGTTAAATCGCATTGACCACTGGCGGGCTGATTATCCCCTCCAGGTGCCCCATTACGAAGACAGTATTGCTCCCCAGGAAGTGGTCTATGAAATTGGTCGTCAGGCCCCGGATGCGTATTACACCACCGATGTGGGACAACATCAAATGTGGGCGGCTCAATTTTTAAACAATGGCCCCCGCCGCTGGATTTCCAGTGCTGGTTTGGGCACCATGGGTTTTGGGGTACCGGCCGCCATGGGAGCAAAAGTGGGGGTAGGGGACGAAACGGTGATTTGCGTTAGTGGGGACGCCAGTTTTCAGATGAATCTCCAGGAACTCGGTACCTTAGCCCAATATGACATCCAGGTTAAAACCGTCATTCTCAATAACGGTTGGCAGGGCATGGTGCGTCAATGGCAACAAACTTTCTATGAAGAGCGTTACTCCGCCTCCAACATGTCCCAGGGCATGCCGGATATCAATCTGCTCTGTGAAGCCTATGGCATCAAAGGTATCACTGTCCGGAAGCGGGAAGATTTGGCCCCGGCGATCGCCGAAATGCTAGCCCACAATGGCCCAGTGGTGATGGACGTGGCAGTCAAAAAAGATGAGAACTGTTACCCTATGATTGCCCCTGGTATGAGTAATGCCCAAATGCTCGGTTTGCCGGAAGTGCCAGTACGGGACAATGGCCCCCAAATGGTGGAGTGTGACCATTGCCAAACTCAAAATCTGATCACCCATCGTTTTTGTTCCGGCTGTGGAGCCAAACTCTAA
- a CDS encoding Uma2 family endonuclease, translating into MLASSPNPTLTLVDFLALPHIDDSPAWEYAHGTITQKPMPKTFHSRLQLKLASMIDLAGERNKTVLAFTELRCNLSERSIVPDIVVLDWERLPVNDSGELENQAISFAPDWLIEILSPQQSLAKVMKNILYCLDQGSELGWLINPEERSILVLLPQQAPQCYLSDDPEVNNAQEILPVLSGLDLKLTTEQIFSWLKFSR; encoded by the coding sequence ATGCTTGCTTCTAGCCCAAACCCCACCCTAACCCTCGTTGATTTTTTAGCGTTGCCCCATATTGATGACTCGCCGGCTTGGGAATATGCCCATGGCACCATTACCCAAAAACCAATGCCCAAGACTTTCCACAGCCGATTACAACTAAAATTAGCCAGCATGATTGATTTGGCAGGGGAAAGGAACAAAACTGTCTTAGCCTTCACTGAACTAAGGTGTAACCTGTCTGAAAGGTCAATAGTGCCCGATATTGTAGTTTTAGATTGGGAACGTCTGCCGGTGAATGATTCTGGAGAGCTAGAAAATCAAGCGATTAGTTTTGCTCCAGATTGGCTGATTGAAATTCTTTCTCCCCAGCAAAGTTTGGCCAAGGTGATGAAAAATATTCTCTACTGTTTAGACCAGGGTAGTGAATTGGGCTGGTTAATTAATCCAGAAGAGCGCTCCATTTTAGTTCTCCTACCCCAGCAGGCGCCCCAGTGTTATCTCAGCGATGATCCAGAGGTGAATAATGCCCAAGAAATTTTGCCTGTGCTGTCCGGTTTAGACTTAAAACTAACCACAGAACAAATCTTTTCTTGGTTAAAATTTTCTCGCTAG
- a CDS encoding S8 family serine peptidase → MPIFANDAGPSYLSEKGIDSNFLTQYPNNLQGRKIAIGQMEMGRPVQYLWDKLGGWQPPYRLAGVFHLNEISPRNRFFDDHAGMVAQAMVSHDKRYPGVAPEARLYSTAMEPLTENLQPQQCLAAQFLSQQDGGNLRAVNLSYGESLERDARGDAQLDGNALLTLCLDWLTQQQNLLFVVAGNQGPGGIAIPTDNYNGITVAYTVQSVDRQGRYDRMAFTNLSRQPEGIGRRIVAREINQAGRQGVSLVAPGSDFYLYDMKGRVEWISGSSFATPLVTGTVALLQEFGDRQLLANPPSAQWNLAARNPMVMKAILLNSAVKIRNVGLGTDYTLYSSKNRDWLATEAYQDPALPLDLEMGAGQLNARRALEQFQSGAYGPGESYLPAIAWDYGQIQPGQTVNYALSKPLKGGEFASVTLVWHRPVQLLDTNGNEQYDLGESFQGQPLGNLDLFLVSENANSPVVCASQSQVDNVEHFLCPIATAGNYTIRVKHQGGGSVARPEQYALSWWTVTE, encoded by the coding sequence ATGCCTATTTTTGCCAATGATGCTGGCCCCAGCTATCTGTCAGAAAAGGGTATAGACAGCAATTTTCTAACCCAGTATCCCAATAATTTGCAGGGCAGGAAAATAGCCATTGGCCAAATGGAAATGGGCCGGCCGGTACAATATCTTTGGGATAAGTTAGGTGGTTGGCAACCCCCTTACCGTTTAGCAGGGGTGTTTCATCTCAATGAAATTTCTCCCCGCAATCGTTTTTTTGATGATCATGCCGGTATGGTAGCCCAGGCTATGGTCAGCCATGATAAGCGCTATCCAGGGGTAGCACCGGAAGCCCGGCTTTATTCCACCGCCATGGAGCCGTTGACAGAAAATTTGCAGCCCCAGCAATGTTTAGCGGCCCAGTTTCTGAGTCAGCAAGATGGAGGCAATCTCCGGGCAGTCAATTTGAGTTATGGAGAATCCTTGGAGCGGGATGCCAGGGGGGATGCCCAGTTAGACGGCAATGCATTGTTAACTTTGTGCTTAGATTGGCTGACTCAGCAGCAGAATTTACTCTTCGTGGTGGCGGGCAATCAGGGACCGGGGGGCATTGCCATTCCTACGGATAACTACAATGGCATCACCGTTGCCTATACTGTCCAGTCTGTCGATCGCCAGGGACGGTATGACCGCATGGCTTTTACAAATTTAAGTCGGCAACCGGAGGGCATAGGGCGCAGAATTGTGGCGCGGGAAATTAATCAAGCTGGTCGGCAGGGGGTGAGTTTGGTGGCTCCGGGCAGTGATTTTTATCTATACGACATGAAGGGGCGAGTGGAATGGATCAGTGGCAGTAGCTTTGCCACCCCTCTAGTGACCGGAACCGTTGCCTTATTGCAGGAATTTGGCGATCGCCAGTTGTTGGCTAATCCCCCTAGTGCCCAGTGGAATTTAGCAGCTCGAAACCCCATGGTCATGAAAGCAATTTTGCTCAACTCAGCGGTAAAAATTCGCAATGTTGGTTTGGGTACAGACTACACCCTCTACAGCAGTAAAAACCGGGATTGGCTAGCTACCGAAGCCTACCAAGATCCTGCCCTACCGTTGGATTTGGAAATGGGAGCCGGTCAGCTCAACGCCCGCCGAGCCCTGGAACAATTTCAGTCGGGAGCCTACGGCCCTGGGGAAAGTTATCTACCGGCGATCGCCTGGGATTACGGACAAATCCAACCGGGGCAGACCGTCAATTATGCCCTGTCAAAACCTTTAAAAGGGGGAGAATTCGCCAGCGTTACTTTGGTGTGGCACAGACCAGTGCAGTTGTTGGACACCAATGGCAATGAACAATATGACCTGGGGGAAAGCTTTCAAGGCCAGCCTTTGGGTAACCTGGACTTATTTCTAGTATCTGAGAATGCTAATTCCCCCGTGGTTTGTGCTTCCCAGAGCCAGGTTGATAATGTGGAACATTTCCTTTGTCCCATTGCTACCGCTGGCAACTACACCATTCGAGTTAAACACCAAGGTGGTGGATCCGTGGCTCGACCGGAACAATATGCCCTTAGCTGGTGGACTGTTACCGAGTGA
- a CDS encoding pyridoxal phosphate-dependent aminotransferase, with protein sequence MQLTQRVSQVVPSITLEITAKAKAMRAEGIDVLSFTAGEPDFATPAHIVEAAKLALDEGKTRYGPAAGEPALRQAIAKKLREKNNLPYEAANVLVTNGGKHSLFNLMLAVIEQGDEVIIPAPYWLSYPEMVRLAEGTPVIVNTTAATDYKITPEQLRQAITPKTKLFVLNSPSNPTGAVYTPDEIRALAAVILEYDHLYVVSDEIYERILYDDIEHLSIGAVNDEIFQRTIISNGFAKSYSMTGWRVGYLAGELPLIKACSTIQGHSTSNVCTFAQYGAIAALENPQTCVETMVKAFTERRQVMVEGINQIAGLSCPNPKGAFYVFVDIAKTGLNSLEFSAQLLESQQVAVIPGVAFGADECVRFSYATDMDTIKRGLAKLGEFVDTLV encoded by the coding sequence ATGCAACTAACCCAGCGTGTTAGCCAAGTTGTACCCTCCATCACCCTTGAAATTACGGCAAAGGCCAAGGCAATGCGGGCCGAGGGCATTGATGTGCTTAGTTTCACCGCTGGGGAACCGGATTTTGCTACCCCTGCCCATATTGTGGAGGCGGCTAAGCTGGCCCTGGATGAGGGGAAAACCCGTTACGGCCCGGCCGCTGGGGAACCCGCCCTCCGTCAGGCGATCGCCAAAAAGTTACGGGAAAAGAATAATTTGCCCTACGAGGCGGCCAATGTTTTGGTCACCAACGGGGGTAAACATTCCTTGTTTAATTTGATGCTGGCTGTGATTGAGCAGGGGGATGAGGTAATTATTCCGGCTCCCTATTGGCTTAGCTATCCGGAAATGGTGCGCCTAGCGGAAGGAACCCCAGTCATTGTCAACACCACAGCGGCAACGGATTACAAAATCACCCCGGAACAACTACGGCAGGCCATCACCCCCAAAACCAAGCTTTTTGTCCTCAATTCCCCTTCCAACCCCACCGGGGCGGTGTATACCCCTGACGAAATTCGGGCTTTGGCGGCGGTAATCCTGGAGTACGACCATTTGTATGTGGTCTCCGATGAAATCTATGAACGTATTCTCTACGACGACATAGAACACCTCAGCATTGGCGCTGTGAATGACGAAATTTTCCAGCGCACCATCATCAGTAATGGTTTTGCCAAAAGTTATTCCATGACCGGTTGGCGGGTGGGTTACCTAGCGGGGGAACTACCCTTGATCAAGGCCTGTAGCACCATCCAAGGCCATAGCACCTCCAACGTTTGCACCTTTGCCCAGTATGGGGCGATCGCCGCCCTGGAAAATCCCCAAACCTGTGTGGAAACCATGGTCAAAGCCTTTACCGAAAGACGGCAGGTGATGGTGGAGGGGATTAATCAAATTGCGGGACTGAGTTGTCCCAACCCCAAAGGGGCATTTTACGTTTTTGTGGACATTGCCAAGACTGGGCTTAATTCCCTGGAATTTAGCGCCCAGTTACTGGAATCCCAACAGGTGGCGGTGATTCCGGGAGTTGCCTTTGGGGCTGATGAGTGCGTGCGTTTCTCTTATGCCACCGATATGGACACCATTAAACGGGGTTTGGCTAAATTGGGAGAATTTGTCGATACCTTGGTGTGA
- a CDS encoding citrate synthase, which produces MNYMMTDSEVFKEGLAGVPAAKSRVSHVDGTDGILEYRGIRIEELAKSSSFIEVAYLLIWGKLPTQSELEEFEYEIRTHRRIKYHIRDMMKCFPETGHPMDALQTSAAALGLFYARRALDDPNYIRAAVVRLLAKIPTMVAAFHMIREGNDPIQPNDKLDYASNFLYMLTEKEPDPFAAKVFDVCLTLHAEHTMNASTFSARVTASTLTDPYAVIASAVGTLAGPLHGGANEEVLNMLEEIGSVENVRPYVEKCLANKQRIMGFGHRVYKVKDPRAIILQDLAEQLFAKMGHDEYYEIAVELEKVVEEYVGQKGIYPNVDFYSGLVYRKLNIPADLFTPLFAIARVAGWLAHWKEQLSVNKIYRPTQIYVGDHNLSYVPMTERVVSVARNEDPNAII; this is translated from the coding sequence GTGAACTATATGATGACTGATAGCGAAGTATTTAAAGAAGGCCTAGCCGGAGTCCCCGCCGCTAAATCCAGGGTGAGCCATGTGGACGGCACCGACGGTATTTTGGAGTACCGGGGCATCCGCATCGAAGAATTAGCCAAATCCAGTAGTTTCATCGAAGTAGCTTATCTACTCATCTGGGGGAAATTACCCACCCAGTCGGAATTAGAGGAATTCGAGTACGAAATTCGTACCCATCGACGCATTAAATATCACATCCGGGACATGATGAAATGTTTTCCCGAAACAGGGCACCCCATGGATGCTTTACAAACTTCAGCGGCGGCGTTGGGACTGTTCTATGCCCGTCGGGCCTTGGATGATCCCAACTATATCCGAGCGGCGGTGGTGCGTCTGTTGGCCAAGATTCCCACTATGGTGGCGGCATTCCATATGATCCGGGAGGGCAACGATCCAATTCAGCCCAACGATAAATTGGACTATGCTTCCAACTTCCTTTATATGTTGACGGAGAAGGAGCCAGACCCCTTTGCGGCGAAGGTATTTGACGTGTGTTTGACTCTCCACGCTGAGCACACCATGAATGCTTCTACTTTTTCGGCCCGGGTGACCGCTTCCACTCTGACGGATCCCTATGCTGTCATCGCTTCGGCGGTGGGTACATTGGCGGGGCCTCTCCATGGGGGAGCCAATGAAGAAGTGTTGAATATGCTCGAAGAAATTGGCTCCGTGGAAAATGTCCGGCCCTATGTGGAAAAATGTTTGGCTAATAAGCAACGGATCATGGGCTTTGGGCACCGGGTCTATAAAGTCAAGGACCCCCGAGCAATTATCCTGCAGGATTTAGCGGAGCAGTTATTCGCCAAAATGGGCCACGACGAGTATTACGAAATAGCGGTGGAGTTGGAAAAAGTTGTGGAAGAATATGTAGGGCAAAAGGGTATTTACCCCAATGTAGACTTCTATTCCGGCTTAGTTTATCGCAAACTGAATATCCCTGCTGACCTGTTCACCCCCCTATTTGCGATCGCCAGGGTGGCGGGGTGGTTAGCCCATTGGAAGGAGCAATTGTCGGTGAACAAAATTTACCGTCCGACCCAAATTTATGTCGGTGACCACAATTTATCTTATGTTCCCATGACAGAACGGGTGGTTTCCGTGGCCCGCAATGAAGACCCCAATGCGATTATTTAA
- the sixA gene encoding phosphohistidine phosphatase SixA: MELYLIRHGIAQEQSPDIPDGDRQLTKKGKDKTERVAQRLQAIGVEFDLILTSPLVRAQQTAQILMDRGLSPHLEIFAPLAPEEDIATGIVQLTQAYQHRSHRCLALVGHQPDLANWAEYLIFGSPQGKLIVKKAGIIGLTLPPWDFQPGQGELFLLISPRWLI, encoded by the coding sequence ATGGAACTTTACCTCATTCGTCACGGCATCGCCCAGGAACAGTCCCCGGATATCCCCGACGGCGATCGCCAACTGACTAAAAAAGGTAAAGATAAAACTGAACGGGTGGCCCAGCGCCTCCAGGCGATCGGAGTGGAATTTGACCTCATCCTCACCAGTCCCCTAGTGCGGGCCCAACAAACAGCCCAAATCTTGATGGATAGGGGTCTTTCTCCCCATTTGGAAATCTTTGCCCCCCTAGCTCCGGAGGAAGACATTGCCACTGGGATTGTCCAGCTAACCCAGGCATATCAGCATCGTAGTCATCGTTGCCTGGCCCTAGTGGGGCATCAACCGGATTTGGCCAACTGGGCCGAATATCTCATTTTTGGTAGCCCCCAGGGCAAATTAATTGTCAAAAAAGCTGGCATTATCGGTTTAACCTTGCCTCCATGGGACTTTCAGCCCGGTCAGGGGGAATTATTTTTACTCATTTCCCCCCGTTGGTTAATCTGA
- a CDS encoding alpha/beta fold hydrolase yields the protein MEKYNIQVLGNVNSKETLVFAHGFGSEQTAWRSVYPAFEENYRIVLFDFPGSKPANSKDFDIQNYDSLQDYADDLMEVGSLTGVQGGILIAHSASCMIGALASLRDPDLFKGIVFICGSPRYRDDGDYRGGFSQEKIGKILNEMSHNYAEWIRTYAPAAVNDPSKPELVEEFSSCLFQLRPDIGLVVFSLIIMSDYRQEVAKVELPTLIVQPQEDIFVPPSVGAYLYRTMKNSELYWIDTPGHFPHLANPSEIIKAIASYLKEHGFF from the coding sequence ATGGAAAAATACAACATCCAAGTATTGGGCAATGTTAACTCCAAGGAAACCCTAGTATTTGCCCATGGTTTTGGGAGTGAACAGACAGCTTGGCGTTCTGTTTATCCGGCCTTCGAAGAAAATTATCGCATTGTTTTATTTGACTTTCCTGGCAGTAAACCCGCCAATAGCAAAGATTTTGATATTCAAAACTATGATTCTCTCCAGGATTATGCCGACGATTTAATGGAGGTGGGCTCCCTAACCGGGGTGCAGGGGGGGATTCTCATTGCCCATTCCGCCAGCTGCATGATTGGAGCCCTGGCAAGCTTACGGGATCCGGATTTGTTCAAAGGCATAGTATTCATCTGTGGTTCCCCCCGCTATCGGGATGATGGTGACTATAGGGGAGGGTTTAGCCAGGAAAAAATTGGCAAAATTCTCAATGAAATGAGCCATAACTATGCTGAATGGATTCGTACCTATGCCCCGGCAGCGGTTAATGACCCCAGTAAACCGGAATTGGTGGAGGAATTTTCCAGTTGTCTTTTCCAGTTGCGCCCGGACATCGGCCTGGTGGTGTTTAGCCTAATTATCATGTCCGATTACCGCCAAGAAGTGGCCAAAGTGGAACTGCCTACCCTAATTGTTCAGCCCCAGGAAGATATATTTGTGCCACCTTCAGTGGGAGCCTATCTCTATCGGACGATGAAAAATAGTGAGCTTTATTGGATTGATACCCCGGGCCATTTTCCCCACCTAGCTAACCCGTCCGAAATTATCAAGGCGATCGCCAGTTATTTAAAGGAGCATGGATTTTTCTAA
- a CDS encoding saccharopine dehydrogenase family protein: protein MAKVMIVGAGGVGSVVAHKCAALEDFTDILLASRTVAKCDQIAAHIGSPKVKTAALDAFQVADTVKLLREFGADLLINVALPYQDLVLMDACLEAGVDYLDTANYEPPDVAKFEYSWQWAYHDKFKEAGLMALLGCGFDPGVTGIFTAHALKHHFDEIHYLDIVDCNAGNHGQAFATNFNPEINIREITQKGRYYEDGIWKEIDPLSVHRDINYPHIGDRPSYLLYHEELESLVKNIPTLKRARFWMTFSEAYITHLRVLEAVGMTRIDEVEYQGQKIVPLQFLKAVLPEPASLAENYSGQTSIGCHIKGVKDGQSKTYYIYNNCDHAVCFAEVGSQAISYTTGVPAALGGLMMVQGKWKQAGVFNVEEMDPDPFLAKLGEMGLPWHEVVNGPFPFDD, encoded by the coding sequence ATGGCTAAGGTCATGATTGTTGGCGCGGGGGGTGTAGGCAGTGTGGTGGCCCATAAATGTGCCGCTTTGGAAGATTTCACAGATATTCTTTTAGCCAGTCGCACTGTGGCTAAATGCGACCAAATTGCGGCCCACATTGGTTCCCCCAAGGTAAAAACGGCGGCGTTAGATGCTTTTCAAGTTGCCGATACGGTTAAATTACTCCGGGAATTCGGGGCAGATTTGCTGATTAACGTGGCTCTGCCCTACCAGGATTTAGTGCTGATGGATGCCTGCCTTGAGGCGGGGGTGGATTACCTCGATACGGCCAACTATGAACCCCCCGACGTGGCCAAGTTTGAATATAGCTGGCAGTGGGCTTACCACGACAAATTCAAGGAAGCAGGGTTAATGGCCCTGTTGGGTTGTGGCTTCGACCCAGGGGTAACGGGCATTTTTACCGCCCATGCCCTCAAGCACCATTTTGACGAAATTCATTACTTGGACATTGTGGACTGCAATGCGGGCAACCACGGCCAGGCCTTTGCCACCAACTTCAACCCAGAGATTAATATTCGGGAAATTACCCAAAAGGGTCGCTATTACGAAGATGGAATCTGGAAGGAAATTGATCCCCTTTCTGTCCATCGGGATATTAACTATCCCCACATCGGCGATCGCCCTTCGTACCTGCTCTACCACGAAGAATTGGAATCCCTAGTAAAAAATATTCCTACTTTAAAACGGGCTCGCTTTTGGATGACCTTTTCCGAGGCTTACATCACCCATCTACGGGTACTGGAGGCGGTGGGCATGACCCGCATTGACGAGGTGGAATACCAGGGGCAAAAAATTGTGCCGTTGCAGTTCCTGAAAGCTGTGTTACCGGAGCCCGCTTCCCTAGCGGAAAACTATTCCGGGCAAACCTCCATTGGTTGCCACATCAAAGGGGTTAAAGATGGTCAAAGCAAAACCTATTACATTTACAACAACTGCGATCACGCTGTCTGTTTTGCGGAAGTGGGTTCCCAAGCCATTTCCTATACCACCGGGGTACCCGCCGCTTTAGGGGGGTTGATGATGGTACAGGGTAAATGGAAGCAAGCGGGAGTGTTCAATGTGGAAGAAATGGACCCCGATCCTTTCCTTGCTAAATTGGGGGAAATGGGTTTGCCCTGGCACGAAGTGGTCAATGGCCCTTTTCCCTTTGATGATTAG
- the thiS gene encoding sulfur carrier protein ThiS yields the protein MTSDPITLLVNGDRQVASGPITLPDFLQSQGFNLRLIAVEYNGEILHRQFWPETQLQTGDRLEVVTIVGGG from the coding sequence ATGACTTCCGACCCCATTACCCTCTTGGTCAACGGCGATCGCCAAGTCGCTTCTGGCCCGATCACATTGCCCGATTTTTTGCAAAGCCAGGGTTTTAACCTCCGTTTAATTGCAGTGGAATATAACGGCGAAATTCTCCATCGCCAGTTTTGGCCAGAAACTCAACTACAAACTGGCGATCGTCTGGAAGTGGTTACCATTGTGGGGGGAGGCTAG
- a CDS encoding branched-chain amino acid ABC transporter permease yields MDLSQLIFNGIAVGSIIALGSVGLTLTYGILRLSNFAHGDFMTLAAYLTWWANTSGVNLWLSMALGCGGTIIAMFLSEWLLWKPMRARRATATTLIIISIGLALFLRNGILLVWGGNNQNYRVPIVPAQDFMGIKFEYYRLLVIVLAIAAMVVLHLILQKTKVGKAMRAVADNVDLAKVSGINVEWVVMWTWVMTAVLTALGGSMYGLMTTLKPNMGWFLILPMFASVILGGIGNPYGAIAGGLVIGVAQEVSVPWFGTSYKMGVALLLMIIILFIRPQGLFKGTQ; encoded by the coding sequence ATGGATTTATCACAGTTAATCTTTAATGGCATTGCGGTGGGTAGTATTATTGCCCTGGGGTCTGTGGGTTTGACCCTCACCTATGGCATTTTGCGGCTGTCTAATTTTGCCCATGGTGATTTTATGACTTTGGCCGCCTATCTAACGTGGTGGGCCAACACCAGTGGAGTTAATTTGTGGTTATCCATGGCCCTGGGTTGTGGCGGCACCATCATTGCCATGTTTCTCAGTGAATGGTTACTCTGGAAACCTATGCGGGCTAGGCGGGCCACGGCCACCACTTTGATTATCATTTCCATTGGTCTGGCTCTATTTCTCCGTAACGGTATTCTTTTAGTCTGGGGTGGCAATAATCAAAATTACCGAGTGCCCATTGTCCCTGCCCAGGATTTTATGGGTATTAAATTTGAGTATTACCGTCTGCTAGTCATTGTCCTGGCGATCGCCGCCATGGTGGTGTTGCACCTGATCTTGCAAAAAACCAAAGTGGGTAAGGCAATGCGGGCAGTGGCGGACAACGTGGATCTGGCCAAGGTTTCCGGCATTAACGTGGAATGGGTGGTGATGTGGACCTGGGTAATGACCGCCGTACTAACCGCCCTGGGGGGCTCCATGTATGGCCTAATGACCACTCTGAAACCGAATATGGGCTGGTTTTTGATTTTGCCCATGTTTGCCTCGGTAATCCTGGGGGGCATTGGTAATCCCTACGGGGCGATCGCCGGGGGACTAGTTATCGGCGTAGCCCAGGAAGTGAGCGTGCCGTGGTTTGGCACTAGTTACAAAATGGGGGTGGCCTTGTTGTTGATGATCATCATTTTGTTTATCCGTCCCCAAGGTTTGTTTAAAGGCACCCAGTGA